A genomic stretch from Actinomycetota bacterium includes:
- a CDS encoding class I SAM-dependent methyltransferase, protein MEKPYKYIAKYFDLLMPDFWYRKWFNFVKKILRQKKINPALIIDAGCGTGRLTKLLAALGPVIGFDRSAEMLKIARKKYPHIKFINKSFLDFCLPDEKRADLIVCAFDSLNYTSTATELRQIFKNFYNNTRKGGYLLFDLNGEKAFAWNKKLIKNTRIFKFDSTTVIWKNYFYPRRWKAIFEIQKPTKKGKAVVFTEQHEEFYYSSKTILKILSETGFLHSRAYRDTAFHRPGKKNKRYFFVAQK, encoded by the coding sequence ATGGAAAAACCTTATAAATACATTGCCAAATATTTCGATTTATTGATGCCTGATTTTTGGTATCGTAAATGGTTTAATTTTGTGAAAAAAATATTGCGGCAGAAGAAAATCAATCCGGCGCTTATAATCGACGCTGGTTGCGGCACCGGGCGGCTTACAAAGCTACTCGCTGCACTTGGACCGGTGATCGGCTTTGATCGGTCTGCTGAAATGCTGAAAATTGCCAGGAAAAAATATCCGCATATTAAATTTATCAATAAATCATTTCTTGATTTTTGTCTTCCCGATGAAAAACGAGCGGATTTGATTGTTTGCGCTTTCGATTCACTAAACTATACCAGCACGGCAACCGAGCTGCGGCAGATATTTAAAAATTTTTATAACAACACGAGGAAAGGAGGATATTTGTTGTTTGACTTAAACGGTGAAAAAGCGTTTGCCTGGAATAAAAAACTGATTAAGAACACGAGAATATTCAAATTTGACAGCACGACTGTTATTTGGAAAAACTATTTTTACCCGAGACGCTGGAAAGCTATTTTTGAAATTCAGAAACCGACAAAAAAAGGCAAGGCCGTTGTATTTACTGAACAGCACGAGGAATTCTATTATTCGTCCAAAACAATATTAAAAATACTTTCGGAGACAGGTTTTTTGCATTCTCGGGCATATAGGGATACGGCGTTCCACCGTCCAGGCAAAAAAAACAAGCGATATTTTTTCGTTGCTCAAAAATAA
- a CDS encoding radical SAM protein, whose protein sequence is MAEYLRLHNNFRVLKYDTYLCLFNNKTAAEFLLDREQAELIYLLDGTRTTDNVLSEFDKESQETVRTFVSKLSSEGCLESIANPQKRIIDLPLVQPYLEGVLFDITSLCNLRCHHCYVSDFYKEKRGKDLSLDEIYGVLDDLAAMNVRDVAVTGGEPILRDDIRKIIEGIVARNMRLGSFFTNGLEIEKDFVSFISSLPQFTRIYISLDGLTPYSHSMIRGGDVNSNVTHAAAIRAIEMFASAGVPVTINTSLHQKNLSELPAMYQLLKRMNVSQWRIAVPKPIGRYKETQPELKPQWDNVLAAYAALLDIHLQDVSVSNEGFTSPIEVEFELLFRTEIVYKKIKFYQPGDIACLYHKNRCSIKANGDVTPCGYFDYIVAGNIRETPIQQIWISNKMQSVKTMKIAEVSECKDCPSLAICGTGCRAVAHRLTGDIRAKDEYACAQVIKFHKEVVTPLFEKYGFSVRGSAEVEDIFTDS, encoded by the coding sequence GTGGCAGAATATCTCAGACTACATAACAACTTCCGAGTGCTCAAGTATGACACGTACCTATGCCTGTTTAATAATAAAACTGCGGCGGAATTTCTTCTGGACAGAGAACAGGCTGAGTTGATTTATCTGCTCGATGGAACAAGAACCACGGATAATGTTCTGTCGGAGTTTGACAAAGAAAGTCAGGAAACAGTCAGGACGTTCGTGTCGAAATTAAGCTCGGAAGGGTGCCTCGAATCGATCGCGAATCCTCAAAAACGAATCATCGATTTACCGTTAGTACAGCCATATCTTGAGGGGGTCCTTTTCGACATAACCTCGCTGTGCAACCTCCGGTGCCACCATTGTTACGTCAGCGATTTTTATAAGGAGAAGCGCGGCAAGGACTTATCGCTTGATGAAATATATGGAGTGCTCGATGATTTGGCGGCAATGAATGTGCGAGATGTTGCCGTAACCGGCGGAGAACCGATTCTTCGGGATGATATCAGAAAAATAATTGAAGGAATTGTCGCACGCAACATGCGTTTAGGCTCGTTTTTTACCAACGGCCTGGAAATTGAGAAGGACTTCGTCTCATTCATTTCGTCGTTGCCGCAATTCACCCGGATCTATATCAGTCTGGATGGTTTAACGCCATATTCCCACTCCATGATTCGTGGCGGAGATGTAAACAGTAACGTGACCCACGCCGCCGCAATCAGAGCAATCGAAATGTTTGCCAGCGCGGGAGTTCCCGTTACCATAAATACGAGTTTGCACCAGAAGAATTTGAGCGAGCTTCCCGCGATGTATCAGCTGCTGAAACGGATGAATGTTTCTCAATGGAGAATTGCGGTTCCTAAGCCAATCGGGAGATACAAAGAAACACAACCGGAGTTGAAACCGCAATGGGACAATGTGCTAGCGGCCTACGCAGCATTGCTCGACATCCATCTTCAGGACGTTTCGGTCAGCAACGAGGGATTTACGTCTCCAATTGAGGTGGAATTCGAATTGCTTTTCAGGACCGAAATAGTCTATAAAAAAATCAAGTTCTATCAGCCCGGCGACATAGCCTGCCTCTACCACAAAAACCGCTGCTCCATTAAGGCTAACGGCGATGTTACCCCCTGCGGTTATTTTGATTACATCGTGGCGGGCAACATTCGTGAAACTCCTATTCAGCAAATTTGGATCAGTAATAAGATGCAGTCGGTAAAAACAATGAAAATCGCGGAAGTCAGTGAATGTAAGGATTGCCCATCATTGGCAATTTGCGGAACCGGATGCCGGGCAGTTGCGCATCGGCTCACCGGAGATATACGCGCCAAGGATGAATATGCCTGTGCGCAAGTAATCAAGTTTCACAAAGAGGTCGTTACCCCGCTATTTGAGAAATATGGCTTTTCTGTTCGTGGTTCAGCGGAAGTCGAAGACATCTTCACGGATTCATGA